The following are encoded together in the Phaseolus vulgaris cultivar G19833 chromosome 9, P. vulgaris v2.0, whole genome shotgun sequence genome:
- the LOC137822749 gene encoding transcription termination factor MTEF1, chloroplastic has protein sequence MLPAAGAVALHSSLCSTPSEKPYSPLRTNLLLVAPKPKSILQNHPLYPPTHAKLSLEFKEKILCLEVMGIDAGKAICQNPDLRTATMESIQSIITFLFSNGILEKDLPRIFGMCPKVLTADIKTDLSPVFDFILNELKVPEHSFRRVVNKCPRLLASSVKDQLRPALVYLRRLGFKDLGALAYQDSVLLVSNVEHTLIPKLKFLETLGLSKDEIRSMVLRCPALLTFSIENNFQPKYEYLAGEMGRKLEELKEFPQYFAFSLENRIKPRHMEVVQSGITLPLSVMLKSNDEEFRELLKQGGG, from the coding sequence ATGCTCCCAGCCGCCGGAGCCGTCGCGTTACACTCTTCTCTTTGCTCCACCCCTTCTGAGAAACCATACTCTCCTCTAAGAACAAACCTTCTTCTTGTGGCACCCAAACCCAAAAGCATCCTCCAAAACCACCCACTTTATCCCCCAACCCACGCCAAACTCTCCCTTGAATTCAAAGAGAAAATTCTCTGCCTTGAGGTAATGGGTATTGATGCAGGAAAAGCAATCTGCCAAAACCCTGATCTCCGTACAGCCACCATGGAATCCATTCAATCCATCATCACCTTCCTTTTCTCCAATGGCATTCTGGAAAAGGACCTGCCCAGAATCTTTGGCATGTGCCCCAAGGTTCTCACCGCTGACATCAAAACTGATCTCTCCCCAGTTTTTGATTTCATCTTGAATGAACTCAAAGTTCCCGAACATAGCTTCAGGAGGGTGGTCAATAAGTGCCCAAGATTGCTTGCATCCAGTGTGAAAGATCAGCTTAGACCAGCTTTGGTTTACCTAAGGAGACTTGGATTCAAGGATTTGGGGGCCTTGGCTTATCAAGATTCTGTTCTCTTGGTGTCTAATGTAGAACACACCCTCATCCCTAAACTTAAATTTCTGGAGACTTTGGGACTTTCCAAGGATGAGATTAGGAGTATGGTGTTGAGATGTCCAGCACTGCTCACTTtcagtatagaaaataattttcagCCAAAGTATGAGTATTTAGCTGGGGAAATGGGGAGAAAATTGGAGGAGCTGAAGGAGTTTCCTCAGTACTTTGCTTTTAGTTTGGAGAACAGGATAAAACCTAGACACATGGAGGTTGTGCAGAGTGGGATCACTTTACCTTTGTCAGTGATGCTTAAAAGCAATGATGAAGAATTTAGGGAGTTGTTAAAGCAGGGGGGTGGTTGA
- the LOC137822747 gene encoding uncharacterized protein isoform X4 yields the protein MDESWRMRMGLTTGLPRRRSMEDRSASRTRRSIFFAATAEAETLDPDDFADVFGGPPRSLLAHKFSRSNSFYEEVFRPPEFSSPANAKGGRSLPVFRIPAKNEAFYSDILGSDDDRRSRERSGPQSKAKSKSNSSSALSSEELSPLRPAIGDDVALSAFASKLRPINVPCRWNSTTMMPGEHPIKQGGPLFPFNNQSFEIHCQDNEYKESFKSPHLGFSRRVSSPETISLESNSYQSMKVSADDWELSSPFSAVSGLCQEPEAKSSGRDYILPELVIEQDDDEVMSSYVIEVNSNFREESCGTADIDEAIAWAKERFQSRNSDEESSLRNENNEQTTAVEGRSDADECHSDETGNVKSSKAETEKLDRDIRLWSSGKETDIRLLLSTLDDILWPESGWYAVPLPNLIESSQVKKAYQKARLCLHPDKLQQRGATPLQKYIAEKAFSILQDAWTAFISEDVSF from the exons ATGGACGAGTCTTGGAGAATGCGAATGGGACTCACCACGGGGCTTCCTCGCCGCCGATCCATGGAGGACCGTTCCGCCTCCCGCACTCGCCGCTCCATCTTCTTCGCCGCCACCGCCGAGGCGGAAACCCTCGACCCTGACGACTTCGCCGACGTCTTCGGAGGCCCGCCGAGGAGCCTCCTCGCGCACAAGTTCTCCAGGTCCAATTCCTTCTACGAGGAGGTTTTCCGACCGCCGGAATTCTCTTCTCCGGCGAATGCGAAGGGCGGCCGGAGCTTGCCGGTGTTCCGGATTCCAGCGAAGAACGAGGCGTTTTACAGCGACATATTAGGGTCGGACGATGACCGGCGGTCGCGGGAGCGGTCGGGGCCGCAGTCGAAGGCGAAATCGAAGTCGAATTCGTCGTCGGCGCTGAGTTCCGAGGAGCTGAGCCCTCTCCGGCCGGCTATCGGTGATGACGTGGCATTATCTGCCTTTGCTTCTAAGCTCAG GCCAATCAATGTCCCATGCAGATGGAACTCAACCACTATGATGCCTGGGGAACACCCAATTAAACAAGGGGGGCCACTTTTTCCCTTCAATAATCAGTCATTTGAAATTCATTGTCAGGATAATGAGTACAAGGAGAGCTTCAAGAGTCCTCATTTGGGATTCTCACGAAGAGTCTCCTCACCAGAGACAATTAGTCTCGAATCCAATTCATACCAAAGCATGAAGGTATCCGCTGATGACTGGGAACTCAGTTCCCCGTTTTCTGCTGTCTCTGGGCTTTGTCAAGAACCTGAGGCAAAATCTTCAGGTCGTGATTATATCCTTCCAGAACTGGTTATAGAACAGGACGATGATGAAGTTATGAGCTCCTATGTCATAGAGGTAAACTCCAATTTCAGAGAGGAAAGTTGTGGAACAGCAGACATTGATGAAGCAATAGCATGGGCCAAGGAGAGGTTTCAATCACGAAATTCTGATGAAGAATCAAGcttgagaaatgaaaacaatGAACAAACCACAGCGGTGGAAG GAAGGTCTGATGCAGATGAATGCCATAGTGATGAAACGGGAAACGTTAAATCTTCGAAG GCAGAAACAGAGAAGTTGGACAGAGATATAAGATTGTGGTCATCTGGCAAGGAAACTGACATTCGGCTACTCCTGTCAACACTAGATGAT ATATTATGGCCTGAGAGTGGCTGGTATGCTGTTCCTCTTCCGAACCTAATAGAAAGTTCACAAGTGAAGAAGGCCTACCAGAAAGCAAGATTATGCCTCCACCCTGACAAACTGCAGCAAAGAGGAGCAACACCCCTACAAAAGTATATAGCAGAGAAGGCTTTCTCCATTCTTCAG GATGCATGGACTGCATTCATTTCTGAAGACGTTTCCTTCTAA
- the LOC137822747 gene encoding uncharacterized protein isoform X2, whose amino-acid sequence MDESWRMRMGLTTGLPRRRSMEDRSASRTRRSIFFAATAEAETLDPDDFADVFGGPPRSLLAHKFSRSNSFYEEVFRPPEFSSPANAKGGRSLPVFRIPAKNEAFYSDILGSDDDRRSRERSGPQSKAKSKSNSSSALSSEELSPLRPAIGDDVALSAFASKLSDCFRPINVPCRWNSTTMMPGEHPIKQGGPLFPFNNQSFEIHCQDNEYKESFKSPHLGFSRRVSSPETISLESNSYQSMKVSADDWELSSPFSAVSGLCQEPEAKSSGRDYILPELVIEQDDDEVMSSYVIEVNSNFREESCGTADIDEAIAWAKERFQSRNSDEESSLRNENNEQTTAVEGRSDADECHSDETGNVKSSKAETEKLDRDIRLWSSGKETDIRLLLSTLDDILWPESGWYAVPLPNLIESSQVKKAYQKARLCLHPDKLQQRGATPLQKYIAEKAFSILQDAWTAFISEDVSF is encoded by the exons ATGGACGAGTCTTGGAGAATGCGAATGGGACTCACCACGGGGCTTCCTCGCCGCCGATCCATGGAGGACCGTTCCGCCTCCCGCACTCGCCGCTCCATCTTCTTCGCCGCCACCGCCGAGGCGGAAACCCTCGACCCTGACGACTTCGCCGACGTCTTCGGAGGCCCGCCGAGGAGCCTCCTCGCGCACAAGTTCTCCAGGTCCAATTCCTTCTACGAGGAGGTTTTCCGACCGCCGGAATTCTCTTCTCCGGCGAATGCGAAGGGCGGCCGGAGCTTGCCGGTGTTCCGGATTCCAGCGAAGAACGAGGCGTTTTACAGCGACATATTAGGGTCGGACGATGACCGGCGGTCGCGGGAGCGGTCGGGGCCGCAGTCGAAGGCGAAATCGAAGTCGAATTCGTCGTCGGCGCTGAGTTCCGAGGAGCTGAGCCCTCTCCGGCCGGCTATCGGTGATGACGTGGCATTATCTGCCTTTGCTTCTAAGCTCAG TGATTGTTTCAGGCCAATCAATGTCCCATGCAGATGGAACTCAACCACTATGATGCCTGGGGAACACCCAATTAAACAAGGGGGGCCACTTTTTCCCTTCAATAATCAGTCATTTGAAATTCATTGTCAGGATAATGAGTACAAGGAGAGCTTCAAGAGTCCTCATTTGGGATTCTCACGAAGAGTCTCCTCACCAGAGACAATTAGTCTCGAATCCAATTCATACCAAAGCATGAAGGTATCCGCTGATGACTGGGAACTCAGTTCCCCGTTTTCTGCTGTCTCTGGGCTTTGTCAAGAACCTGAGGCAAAATCTTCAGGTCGTGATTATATCCTTCCAGAACTGGTTATAGAACAGGACGATGATGAAGTTATGAGCTCCTATGTCATAGAGGTAAACTCCAATTTCAGAGAGGAAAGTTGTGGAACAGCAGACATTGATGAAGCAATAGCATGGGCCAAGGAGAGGTTTCAATCACGAAATTCTGATGAAGAATCAAGcttgagaaatgaaaacaatGAACAAACCACAGCGGTGGAAG GAAGGTCTGATGCAGATGAATGCCATAGTGATGAAACGGGAAACGTTAAATCTTCGAAG GCAGAAACAGAGAAGTTGGACAGAGATATAAGATTGTGGTCATCTGGCAAGGAAACTGACATTCGGCTACTCCTGTCAACACTAGATGAT ATATTATGGCCTGAGAGTGGCTGGTATGCTGTTCCTCTTCCGAACCTAATAGAAAGTTCACAAGTGAAGAAGGCCTACCAGAAAGCAAGATTATGCCTCCACCCTGACAAACTGCAGCAAAGAGGAGCAACACCCCTACAAAAGTATATAGCAGAGAAGGCTTTCTCCATTCTTCAG GATGCATGGACTGCATTCATTTCTGAAGACGTTTCCTTCTAA
- the LOC137822747 gene encoding uncharacterized protein isoform X1, which translates to MDESWRMRMGLTTGLPRRRSMEDRSASRTRRSIFFAATAEAETLDPDDFADVFGGPPRSLLAHKFSRSNSFYEEVFRPPEFSSPANAKGGRSLPVFRIPAKNEAFYSDILGSDDDRRSRERSGPQSKAKSKSNSSSALSSEELSPLRPAIGDDVALSAFASKLSDCFRPINVPCRWNSTTMMPGEHPIKQGGPLFPFNNQSFEIHCQDNEYKESFKSPHLGFSRRVSSPETISLESNSYQSMKVSADDWELSSPFSAVSGLCQEPEAKSSGRDYILPELVIEQDDDEVMSSYVIEVNSNFREESCGTADIDEAIAWAKERFQSRNSDEESSLRNENNEQTTAVEGRSDADECHSDETGNVKSSKGQAETEKLDRDIRLWSSGKETDIRLLLSTLDDILWPESGWYAVPLPNLIESSQVKKAYQKARLCLHPDKLQQRGATPLQKYIAEKAFSILQDAWTAFISEDVSF; encoded by the exons ATGGACGAGTCTTGGAGAATGCGAATGGGACTCACCACGGGGCTTCCTCGCCGCCGATCCATGGAGGACCGTTCCGCCTCCCGCACTCGCCGCTCCATCTTCTTCGCCGCCACCGCCGAGGCGGAAACCCTCGACCCTGACGACTTCGCCGACGTCTTCGGAGGCCCGCCGAGGAGCCTCCTCGCGCACAAGTTCTCCAGGTCCAATTCCTTCTACGAGGAGGTTTTCCGACCGCCGGAATTCTCTTCTCCGGCGAATGCGAAGGGCGGCCGGAGCTTGCCGGTGTTCCGGATTCCAGCGAAGAACGAGGCGTTTTACAGCGACATATTAGGGTCGGACGATGACCGGCGGTCGCGGGAGCGGTCGGGGCCGCAGTCGAAGGCGAAATCGAAGTCGAATTCGTCGTCGGCGCTGAGTTCCGAGGAGCTGAGCCCTCTCCGGCCGGCTATCGGTGATGACGTGGCATTATCTGCCTTTGCTTCTAAGCTCAG TGATTGTTTCAGGCCAATCAATGTCCCATGCAGATGGAACTCAACCACTATGATGCCTGGGGAACACCCAATTAAACAAGGGGGGCCACTTTTTCCCTTCAATAATCAGTCATTTGAAATTCATTGTCAGGATAATGAGTACAAGGAGAGCTTCAAGAGTCCTCATTTGGGATTCTCACGAAGAGTCTCCTCACCAGAGACAATTAGTCTCGAATCCAATTCATACCAAAGCATGAAGGTATCCGCTGATGACTGGGAACTCAGTTCCCCGTTTTCTGCTGTCTCTGGGCTTTGTCAAGAACCTGAGGCAAAATCTTCAGGTCGTGATTATATCCTTCCAGAACTGGTTATAGAACAGGACGATGATGAAGTTATGAGCTCCTATGTCATAGAGGTAAACTCCAATTTCAGAGAGGAAAGTTGTGGAACAGCAGACATTGATGAAGCAATAGCATGGGCCAAGGAGAGGTTTCAATCACGAAATTCTGATGAAGAATCAAGcttgagaaatgaaaacaatGAACAAACCACAGCGGTGGAAG GAAGGTCTGATGCAGATGAATGCCATAGTGATGAAACGGGAAACGTTAAATCTTCGAAG GGACAGGCAGAAACAGAGAAGTTGGACAGAGATATAAGATTGTGGTCATCTGGCAAGGAAACTGACATTCGGCTACTCCTGTCAACACTAGATGAT ATATTATGGCCTGAGAGTGGCTGGTATGCTGTTCCTCTTCCGAACCTAATAGAAAGTTCACAAGTGAAGAAGGCCTACCAGAAAGCAAGATTATGCCTCCACCCTGACAAACTGCAGCAAAGAGGAGCAACACCCCTACAAAAGTATATAGCAGAGAAGGCTTTCTCCATTCTTCAG GATGCATGGACTGCATTCATTTCTGAAGACGTTTCCTTCTAA
- the LOC137822747 gene encoding uncharacterized protein isoform X3 codes for MDESWRMRMGLTTGLPRRRSMEDRSASRTRRSIFFAATAEAETLDPDDFADVFGGPPRSLLAHKFSRSNSFYEEVFRPPEFSSPANAKGGRSLPVFRIPAKNEAFYSDILGSDDDRRSRERSGPQSKAKSKSNSSSALSSEELSPLRPAIGDDVALSAFASKLRPINVPCRWNSTTMMPGEHPIKQGGPLFPFNNQSFEIHCQDNEYKESFKSPHLGFSRRVSSPETISLESNSYQSMKVSADDWELSSPFSAVSGLCQEPEAKSSGRDYILPELVIEQDDDEVMSSYVIEVNSNFREESCGTADIDEAIAWAKERFQSRNSDEESSLRNENNEQTTAVEGRSDADECHSDETGNVKSSKGQAETEKLDRDIRLWSSGKETDIRLLLSTLDDILWPESGWYAVPLPNLIESSQVKKAYQKARLCLHPDKLQQRGATPLQKYIAEKAFSILQDAWTAFISEDVSF; via the exons ATGGACGAGTCTTGGAGAATGCGAATGGGACTCACCACGGGGCTTCCTCGCCGCCGATCCATGGAGGACCGTTCCGCCTCCCGCACTCGCCGCTCCATCTTCTTCGCCGCCACCGCCGAGGCGGAAACCCTCGACCCTGACGACTTCGCCGACGTCTTCGGAGGCCCGCCGAGGAGCCTCCTCGCGCACAAGTTCTCCAGGTCCAATTCCTTCTACGAGGAGGTTTTCCGACCGCCGGAATTCTCTTCTCCGGCGAATGCGAAGGGCGGCCGGAGCTTGCCGGTGTTCCGGATTCCAGCGAAGAACGAGGCGTTTTACAGCGACATATTAGGGTCGGACGATGACCGGCGGTCGCGGGAGCGGTCGGGGCCGCAGTCGAAGGCGAAATCGAAGTCGAATTCGTCGTCGGCGCTGAGTTCCGAGGAGCTGAGCCCTCTCCGGCCGGCTATCGGTGATGACGTGGCATTATCTGCCTTTGCTTCTAAGCTCAG GCCAATCAATGTCCCATGCAGATGGAACTCAACCACTATGATGCCTGGGGAACACCCAATTAAACAAGGGGGGCCACTTTTTCCCTTCAATAATCAGTCATTTGAAATTCATTGTCAGGATAATGAGTACAAGGAGAGCTTCAAGAGTCCTCATTTGGGATTCTCACGAAGAGTCTCCTCACCAGAGACAATTAGTCTCGAATCCAATTCATACCAAAGCATGAAGGTATCCGCTGATGACTGGGAACTCAGTTCCCCGTTTTCTGCTGTCTCTGGGCTTTGTCAAGAACCTGAGGCAAAATCTTCAGGTCGTGATTATATCCTTCCAGAACTGGTTATAGAACAGGACGATGATGAAGTTATGAGCTCCTATGTCATAGAGGTAAACTCCAATTTCAGAGAGGAAAGTTGTGGAACAGCAGACATTGATGAAGCAATAGCATGGGCCAAGGAGAGGTTTCAATCACGAAATTCTGATGAAGAATCAAGcttgagaaatgaaaacaatGAACAAACCACAGCGGTGGAAG GAAGGTCTGATGCAGATGAATGCCATAGTGATGAAACGGGAAACGTTAAATCTTCGAAG GGACAGGCAGAAACAGAGAAGTTGGACAGAGATATAAGATTGTGGTCATCTGGCAAGGAAACTGACATTCGGCTACTCCTGTCAACACTAGATGAT ATATTATGGCCTGAGAGTGGCTGGTATGCTGTTCCTCTTCCGAACCTAATAGAAAGTTCACAAGTGAAGAAGGCCTACCAGAAAGCAAGATTATGCCTCCACCCTGACAAACTGCAGCAAAGAGGAGCAACACCCCTACAAAAGTATATAGCAGAGAAGGCTTTCTCCATTCTTCAG GATGCATGGACTGCATTCATTTCTGAAGACGTTTCCTTCTAA